The sequence below is a genomic window from Tenacibaculum tangerinum.
ACGGTTGATGCCACTACCAATACCATTACAGGTATTGCCTTAGGCGATGATATTACCATTACCGCAAGCAATGGCGCTGGATGTGATACCACCATCAGTGTGACAGGTCCTGATACCTGTCCGACAGATTGTGTGCAACCAGACCTAAGCCTAGGACAAGCCGTATGTGACGGAGTGGGTGCAACAACCTATACCGTAAGCTATACCGAAAATACAGGGGCTACCCTACTGGTGGTAGGCGGTACCGATAATAACAACGGAACCATTACTGGTACCATCGGTACCAATATGACCATAACAGCTACCAATGGAAACTGTGAACTCTCACTCGCAGTAACCAGTCCCGTAGCCTGTGACGATCCTTGTGAAAATACAGCCATTAGTATCGGAGGTACCTCGTGTGCTACCGATGGAAGCGCTACTTACGATGTTACCTTTACCGCTACTGCGGGTGCCACGGTAACTGCCTCGGTAGGAACCGTAGGTGCAGGCGTGGTAACCGGCATTCCTAGTGGAACCGAAGTCGTACTTACCGTAAGCTTCCCAGGGTGTGCAGAGAATACCGTGGTGACCGTACCGAGTAAAAATTGTAAACGACCTAGCATTAGTTTATTAAAAACTGCAACGTTCAATGATGAAAATGGTGATGGCATTGCACAGTCTGGTGAAACAATTACTTATAGTTTTGAAGTTATTAATACTGGAAATGTGGCTTTGAATAACATCAGTATCAACGACGATTTATTAGGCGGAATAGTGTGTACCATACCTACCTTAAACATAGGAGAAGTTAATACCAGTTGCTCGGCAACCTACAGTATTACCCAAATTGATGTAGATACTGGAAGTGTTACCAATGCCGCTGTGGTTACGGCTACTGATTCTGATAACAATACCATTAGTGATAATTCTGATGACCCTAATAACCCTACTGATGATGACCCTGATGCTGATGGTGATCCCGATGACCCAACGGTGTCAACTTTACAACAACAGCCTGCAATAGAGGTTACTAAAACCATGGAGGTATCGGGTGTAAATGTTGGAGACCTAATTACCTATACAATTAGCGTGGAGAATACAGGAAATATGACACTTGATAATTTGAGCTTAGAAGACACCTTAACAAACGGATTTGGTGATGTAATCAGCTTAACTACCGAGCCTACATTTGTATATGCTACTCTTGGTAGTCCTGAAGGAACTTTACTACCTAAAGAAATTGCTGAGTACACCGCTACCTTTGTAATTACACAACAGGCGCTGAATTCTTCTACAGTGTCTAATACTGTGCTTGTTACTGCAGATGCCAATAACGGAGAAATAGTCGAAGACGTCAGCGACGACGGAGACGATTTTGATGGAAACACTGTCGATGACCCTACCGAAATAACATTGGGATGTCTTGAGATCTTTAATGAGTTTACTCCTAATGGAGATGGTATTGACGAAACATTTGTGATTAATTGTATCGAACAATACCCAAACAACACGCTAGAAGTATATAACAGATGGGGGAACCTCGTATTTAAAACCAAAGGATATAGAAATGATTGGAATGGGTTCGCTAATGTAAAAGCTGTTTTGAATACTGGAAGTGATTTACCTGTGGGTACGTACTACTATGTACTTGATTTAGGAGATAACTCTAAACCAAGAGTGGGATGGTTATACATACATCGATAATTGAATAATACGTGATAAAAATTATTAAAATGAGCATAAAAAAATCATCTCTATTAAACATCGTATTCTTAATGCTTTGCGCATTAACAATAAATTTTAGTTATGCACAGCAAGACCCTCAATACACTCATTATATGTATAATACATTGAGTATTAACCCTGCTTATGCCGGACAAAGAAATAATTTAAGTATTGTAGCTTTGCACCGTACACAGTGGGTGGGTATTGAAGGGTCTCCACAAACCCAATCGTTAGGTATTCATTCTCCTTTGAGAAATCAGCAGCTCGCTATTGGATTCAACGCAGTTATGGATGCTTTAGGACCCGCTAATGAATCTTTTGTGGATGCTAATTTCTCCTATTCCATACTTATAAATGAGCACAACACCGAACTCTCTTTTGGTATGAAAGCAGGATGGCATATAATAACAACCGATTGGAGCAAAGGACAGTTTCAAACTCTATCCAACCCCCTATTTCAAGAAAATGTGAATCTTAGTTCCTTTGTCATAGGAGCAGGTTTGTATTTAAGTAATGATAATTGGTACTTGGGGGTTTCTATACCTAATTTCCTAACTACAAAACATTATGATGACTTTCAAGAGTCTTTGGCTACCGAAAGACTGCATTATTTTTTAATTGGAGGATATGTATTCAACTTAAGCAGTACTGTGAAGTTTAAACCCGCTTTTTTAGTAAAAGCAACTTCTGGGTCTCCTGTAATTGCTGATGTTTCTGCTAATGCTTTATTCAATGATAAGTTTACCCTTGGATTGGCGTGGAGATGGAACGACTCTTTTGCTGGCTTGGCTGGATTCCAGATTAATAAAAATCTGTACATAGGGTATGGGTACGATTTGACTACCACTAATTTGAATAACTACAATACCGGACACACGAAGTGTTATTAAGATATGAAATCATTAAGCAAGGAAGACAAGTTTCTCCTAGATTCTTTTAAAATAAACAAGTATGAATACTCAAAAAAATAAACGGCTACTACATGTCACTCTTCTTATCATTATTTGTCTATTTCCTACATGGTTAGTGGCTCAAAGAGCAAAAATAAAGCAGGCAAATAAAGAATATAAAGATTTTGCATACGTAAGAACAAGTGAAATTTTACTTGAAGTCGTAGAAAAAGGATACAAATCGGTCGATGTACTAAAAAAATTAGGCGATTCTTTTTACTTCAATAGCGACATGGAACAAGCCGCTAAATGGTATGGAGAACTCTTTACATTAGACAAAGAAAAAATAGATACTGAATATTATTTTAGGTATGCGCAAGCCCTGAAGTCTATACAAAACTATCAAGAATCTGATCGATGGATGGAAAAATTTGCCGAACTAAACAGTAGTGATTTGAGAGCCAAAGCTTTTTTAACAAATCAAGATTATTTATCAAATATTAAAAATGCTAGCAAAGACTTTGAACTGGAAAACTTAAAAATAAACACCGAATTATCAGACTTTGGAACCTTTATTTTTGACAATAAATTGTATTTCTCTTCTTCAAAAGGAAATGGTAAAAAATACAAATGGAACGAACTACCCTATTTCAACCTATACACCGCTGAAAAAACAACAGAAGGATACCAACAGGTAAAAGAACTAGAAGGTGTTAACACAAAATATCATGAATCTAGCGTAGCCATTACTCCTGATGGGAAAACTATGTATTTTACCCGAAGTAATTATTACAAAGGAAAATACAAAGAAGATAAAAAAGGAACCAATCATTTAAAACTTTTTAGAGCCTCCTTAAATGAAAACGGAAAGTGGGGTAATATACAATCGGTTCGATTCAATAGCAACAGCTATAGTGTAGCGCATCCAACCATTAATGCCAAAGGAACCAAACTCTATTTTTCATCTGATATGGACGGAACTGTAGGACAGTCTGATGTGTTTGTAGCAGAAATAAACCCAGATGGTTCTTTAGGAGATCCCGTTAATCTCGGAAAACAAATCAATACCGAAGTCCGAGAATCTTTCCCTTTTATAAATACAAAAGGAGATTTATTTTACGCTTCCAATGGTTTTAACGGTTTAGGAGGCTTAGACGTTTATGTCGTTAGAGGATTTGAATCTAAAAGAGAAAAAAACAACCCTACTTAGTAGAAAATCTAGCCAAACCGATCAACAGTCCTATGGATGATTTTGCTTATTTTGAAGACTCAGAAAGTAAGGTGGGCTATCTAACTTCTAATCGTGAGGGAGGAAAAGGATACGACGACATTTATCAATTTTATATTCAAAAATGCAAACAAATACTTGCAGGTACTGTGTACGATGTAGATACTAAAAATCCTATTTCTCAAGCAAAAGTAACCTTGCTAACCGAAGACAATAACGTGATAAAACAAGTGGTGTCAGACTCTAAAGGTGGCTATACCTTTGATGACTTGAATTGCGAACAACAGTATTTAGTAAGGGCGTCGAAAGAAGAATATGCTACCCAAGAAAAAAGAATCAAAACAGGCTCTTCAAACAAGAAAAATATCATAGATCTTGAATTGAAACGCGATCAAATAATCCTCAATCCTTGTGATGACTTAGCCAAATTATTAGACATCCCTATCATTCATTTTGACTTTGATAAATATAACATAAGACCCGATGCGCAATTAGAACTCCAAAAAGTCTTAGCGGTTCTGAATAAATATCCTAGTATGGAAATTGATATTAGAAGTCATACCGATTGTAGAGGTTCTGATACCTATAACGAAGTCTTGTCCGAAAACAGAGCACAATCGACCAAAAAATACCTGATTGATAATGGAATCGATCCTAAAAGGCTTACCGCCAAAGGATATGGTGAATACCGACTGCTCAACAACTGCGATTGTAAAAATGAAAATGACAATTGCTCTAAAGAACAACACCAAGCGAACAGAAGAAGCGAGTTTATCGTAACCAGCTTTAAAGGAAATAAATGCGATTATAAATAAGATTATAATAAACAGATACCGCTCACGACAGTGAATTGTATACAAAAAATTCTGTAAGCAATTATGTAGCGTTGAACAAATACGCATGAACCTTTTAACTTTTTCTCAGGGAAATCCTATTTCTAAAATGATTCTAACTATTGTTGAATTGTGAAATAGGATTTCCTTTTTTTGGGTGCTTGACAAAATATTCGGTTTTACCTATTTTTGAAGATAAATAATAGCGTATTTTTATAGTCTAAAAATACTTTCACTCATAAATCATTATTCATGAAGTACCTATTTTACGCTTTTTTAGCCTTACTTTCAATGTGCAATACGCCAAAAAGTTCTGAAAATGAATCGGCAGAACCTCCTCTAAAAGAAATTACCCCTGAAAAAGTTGTAATGCCTGCGACTACTGAAAATGAATTAATCGTTGTTCTTAAAAATACCGACAACATTAACGAAGTAAAGGAACTAATTAGAAATAGTGGCTTAACATGGAATAACACTCCTTATAATACGGAAGCAACCACGATAGGAATTATTAAGGTTCCTGACGGAAAACGGGATTTTTGGAAGAACAAATTACAAGAAAGTAACGAGTTTAGATTCATAGAAAAAAACACCGAAGAGAAACTAACTGATCTTATTTCCGAAGAAAAAAATAACCTTTTAAGAATAACCAAAACTCCGTGTTTCGGTGATTGCCCAGTATACACAGTTGCCATCGATAAAGAGGGAAATGTAGTTTACAACGGTATTCAATACGTACTTGTGCAAGGAGCTCAAGAATTTAAACTCTCTAAAGAACAGCTTCAAGAGTTGAATGATAAACTTCTTAAAAAAGAGTTTTCTAGCTTTAAAAAAGTATACGATAATCCTGAGGTGCTAGATTTAGGGAGCACTTATATTGTATATGACGGCAAGCAAGTTACCGTTCGTTTATGGAAAGATATTCCAAAGGAACTTATTGACATACACGAATATGTAGACGGTATTTTGTATGACAAAAAATTCTTTGAGTAAAATGTCTAAAATTCACGTATATTTTGTTCCTGGTTTGGCTGCAAATGTCAAAATATTTGAGTATATTACTCTACCCGAAGAACAATTTGAGTTGCATTTTTTAGATTGGATCGTACCCAAGTCTATAAACGAAACTATTGAAGAATACGCGCGACGAATGTGCGAAAGAATTCAACATGAAAAACCGATACTGGTGGGAGTTTCTTTTGGTGGAATTATAGTGCAAGAAATGAGTAAGTTAATTAATTGTAAGAAAACGATTATCATTTCAAGCATTAAAAGTAACAAAGAACTTCCTAAACGCTTAAAACTAGCCCAAGTAACCAAGGTATATAAGCTTTTTCCTACAAAGATTATTGCCAATATTGAAAGTTATGAGCGTTATTTTTTTAATGATTATTTAAAAAAAAGAGCAGAGTTATACAAGATATATTTATCTATAAGAGACAAAGAGTACCTACAATGGGCTATATATAATGTACTGCATTGGCAGCAAAAAGAACCACTTGCTGATATTGTACATATACACGGAAAAAAGGACGAGGTTTTTCCTATAAAACACATACATAACAGCATTGAAGTTGAAAATGGCACACATGTAATGATTTTAAATAAGGCAAAAACTATTTCTGAAATACTAAAAAAGGAATGTTTTTTGATAAATTAGTACGAATGCACAACTTCAACAAAAAAAATATAGTAATGGACAAGTCAATACGTTTTTTATCAATCTTAATCATCGCATTTGTAGCTATTTTGTTTACAAATACCATTAGTAAATCTAACGAGCCAACCATTAAAAATGTAGCAGAAACTTATGAAGTGAAAGCAGTAAAGCTACCCGAAAACCTAAACTTGGCAGGAGAACGCGTTCCTATAGAAAAACCTGATATTAGAGAACGAATGGACCGCGAGTTGTTGGTGAATACCTATTGGCAGTCTAACGGGTTGTTACTGATAAAGCGTGCCAATAAATACTTCCCTATTTTAGAACCTCTGCTAAAAAAATATGGCTTGCCCGATGATTTTAAATTTTTAGCGTTGGCAGAAAGTGGTTTTATTGATGAAACCTCACATGCTGGAGCTGCTGGTATGTGGCATTTTATGAAACAGACAGGAAGAGAATACGGCTTAGAAATTAATGATAATGTAGATGAGCGTTATCACATAGAAAAATCTACCAAAGTAGCTGCTGAATATTTAAAAGAATCGAAAGAACGCTTTGGTTCTTGGACACTTGCAGCTGCTGCCTACAATGCTGGTAATTATGGAGTTTCTAAAAGATTAGATGCTCAAGGAGTTACGAATTACTACGACGCCTTGTTACCTGACGAAACCGAACGTTATGTTTTTAGAATATTGGCTTTAAAAGAAATTATTTCTAACCCTGAAAAATATGGTTTTGTTTTCGACAAGGAAGATTTGTATACACTACCAGAAACCTATACGGTAAAAGTAGATACTGCTATTAGTAACATTGCGTTGTTTGCTAAGAAATTCGGAACTACTTACAAAGATTTGAAACTACACAACTCGTGGTTGCGAGAAAACAAGCTAAATAATCGTAGTAGAAAATTATATGAAATTAAAATTCCTGTTCGATAATGAAAAAAGTACTTCCATTTTTATATCTGGTTATTGGTATCGTTATTTTAGTGAGTACCTTTAATACTTTGTTTCAAGAGAAAACAATTTATCGAGTCCTTTTTAGCTTTACTACAGAAAACAAATATGTTTTCGTAGGAGTTCGCTTGTTATTTGCCTCTTGGTTTATTGTAGATGGCATTAAAAAACTTCAACAAAATACTACTGAACAACAGTAATTCAATTATGAATTATAAGTTTTCAATTATGTGAATCCTACAGAACGTGATTTCGATATAAAAGGGAATCTATCTTATACCTCATTCGGAATTTGATATATCAAACTATAAAGTCGAACTGAGAGTATATAATTCATAGCTTATTATTTCGTATTTTGTTCTATTGTATCTTCGAGTAAAATGAGTTGAATGAAATGAAAATTGTACTTCGGCTAGACTCAACAGTGCTATCGAAAAGTGATAGCATGGTTCTCGATGGCGCTGCTGAATCGTACGCCTTCTACCTCTGTCGGGATTCCGAACGACAGAGAGGAATCTCATACATATAAGTAACTCCCCAAACTGAAATGCATCATCACTCATACTTCTCGCTATCTACATGACATTATGTTGCTTAACTTTTAATCATTTCAAAGCATCATTCCCACCAAAGCGAAAAAACCCCTCATTCCAAACAACAGAGAGAAATCTCAACCACTAAAGTTAACAGCATTATTAAAAGTACTTAACACACGAATTATTCACTAATTACTCTTTTTTAGCCACTATTACCTTTTATCAAGTAAAACGACCTTTAGATAAAAAGAAGCTGCCTTTGGTTTATTTCAAAGGCAAAAATAATTATCTCTAACTTATATTTAATATATCAAATCAGTTATTCTTATTGAATTTCTGAGTTGTCCTTGATGAATAATAAACAACCTAAAAAATAATCAATAGACTATTGAGATAACAATACTATAAACAACTTTCTAATCAATGCTAACAATCAACGCATTTGTAACATCCTAACTAAAGAAAAGTTCCCCCTATACTATTCTTCTCAATGAGTCTAAATAAATCAACAGACTCAAACAATGGAAAATAATTACACGTTTTCAATACGGATATTTAAAATAGCCTTTCTGTATGTACTTTTATTGAGCCTATCATTACATGCAGCAGCGTTTACAAGCAATGAACCGAGTACAAGCATCTATGTAGACGATGCCTTGCCAGAGGCAAAAATATTAACCAGTGCTCCTGACCATACAGATACTACAACCACTCACCTTTTTTCGCATGGTCGTTCAGGAGCACTTTTTATTGAAGGGCAATGGAGAAACCCCGAAGAAATTGTTCGGTGGGTTCGTAAAACACAACTCATCAAAGGCAGTAAACACCTTAACATCTACGGTTGTGAATTCGCTAAAGGCGAAAAAGGTAAAGCAGCAGTTGCCTATCTCGAAAAAGAACTGGGTATTGCTATTGCCGCTTCCACAAACATTACAGGTAAAGATGGAGATTGGTTACTTGAAACCAATGACTCCAATACCAACCTACTTCAAATCGCTTATCCATATAACCTACAACTGGATAATGTGCATTACCTAAATCCAGTTTATGGGCCTCTAACCTATAAGCAATATCTTTATCTGTCTACGCCTTCTTTAACTAATATATCCGTTGCGGTAACCGATGGCGCTGGAAATCCCATAACAGGTAGTCCTTTCACCATCTCAAATAGCAGTCCTACTTACA
It includes:
- a CDS encoding lytic transglycosylase domain-containing protein — its product is MDKSIRFLSILIIAFVAILFTNTISKSNEPTIKNVAETYEVKAVKLPENLNLAGERVPIEKPDIRERMDRELLVNTYWQSNGLLLIKRANKYFPILEPLLKKYGLPDDFKFLALAESGFIDETSHAGAAGMWHFMKQTGREYGLEINDNVDERYHIEKSTKVAAEYLKESKERFGSWTLAAAAYNAGNYGVSKRLDAQGVTNYYDALLPDETERYVFRILALKEIISNPEKYGFVFDKEDLYTLPETYTVKVDTAISNIALFAKKFGTTYKDLKLHNSWLRENKLNNRSRKLYEIKIPVR
- a CDS encoding alpha/beta hydrolase family protein, whose amino-acid sequence is MSKIHVYFVPGLAANVKIFEYITLPEEQFELHFLDWIVPKSINETIEEYARRMCERIQHEKPILVGVSFGGIIVQEMSKLINCKKTIIISSIKSNKELPKRLKLAQVTKVYKLFPTKIIANIESYERYFFNDYLKKRAELYKIYLSIRDKEYLQWAIYNVLHWQQKEPLADIVHIHGKKDEVFPIKHIHNSIEVENGTHVMILNKAKTISEILKKECFLIN
- a CDS encoding OmpA family protein; this translates as MDDFAYFEDSESKVGYLTSNREGGKGYDDIYQFYIQKCKQILAGTVYDVDTKNPISQAKVTLLTEDNNVIKQVVSDSKGGYTFDDLNCEQQYLVRASKEEYATQEKRIKTGSSNKKNIIDLELKRDQIILNPCDDLAKLLDIPIIHFDFDKYNIRPDAQLELQKVLAVLNKYPSMEIDIRSHTDCRGSDTYNEVLSENRAQSTKKYLIDNGIDPKRLTAKGYGEYRLLNNCDCKNENDNCSKEQHQANRRSEFIVTSFKGNKCDYK
- a CDS encoding DUF6438 domain-containing protein — its product is MKYLFYAFLALLSMCNTPKSSENESAEPPLKEITPEKVVMPATTENELIVVLKNTDNINEVKELIRNSGLTWNNTPYNTEATTIGIIKVPDGKRDFWKNKLQESNEFRFIEKNTEEKLTDLISEEKNNLLRITKTPCFGDCPVYTVAIDKEGNVVYNGIQYVLVQGAQEFKLSKEQLQELNDKLLKKEFSSFKKVYDNPEVLDLGSTYIVYDGKQVTVRLWKDIPKELIDIHEYVDGILYDKKFFE
- a CDS encoding PorP/SprF family type IX secretion system membrane protein; this translates as MSIKKSSLLNIVFLMLCALTINFSYAQQDPQYTHYMYNTLSINPAYAGQRNNLSIVALHRTQWVGIEGSPQTQSLGIHSPLRNQQLAIGFNAVMDALGPANESFVDANFSYSILINEHNTELSFGMKAGWHIITTDWSKGQFQTLSNPLFQENVNLSSFVIGAGLYLSNDNWYLGVSIPNFLTTKHYDDFQESLATERLHYFLIGGYVFNLSSTVKFKPAFLVKATSGSPVIADVSANALFNDKFTLGLAWRWNDSFAGLAGFQINKNLYIGYGYDLTTTNLNNYNTGHTKCY